The sequence AGCACAGGACCGAGTGGGGTCAGCAGCTCTGAGCAGCAGTGAGTCGGTGGGTGCGCGtacctggggtgggggctggggaggtgagGCTGGGGAAGGAGGTCCCGAGCGTGGTGCAGACATGGGGGGACACGGCTGTGGCTGGGGGCACGGAGCTGGCCCTCCCCCGGGGCCTGGCCCACCGCGGGGTGCAGCCCCTGCCCGGTGCTTGGCACCATCCGCCCGGAAGCTGGGTACTTGGCAGCCCAGCCTCTGGCTTTGGACCGGACCCAGGGCCGTCCGGAAACCGCGCAGAAGGGGAGGCATGGACTGGGCCAGCTCCCTGAATGGAGCCGGCGTGGGCCCTGCCACCCACCTCGCAGGGGCAGGACGGCGGGCCCCGGGCCCACAGGGGTCCTAATGAGGGCAGGGTGCCTGCACCTTGTTCCCCCCGGCTTCCTGGGCCCCGCCAGACCCCTGCTGTGGGGGGCCCCCGCCCAgggtcccagagcacagagtcGGCTTTTTTGAGTGGCACCATGAAGAGGGTCTCTTGCCTTCTCACTGGTGCCAGGGCTGGCGGGGCCGTCCCCGGAAGAGGCCAGTAGAGGGGGGccgacagaggaggctgggggcgcAGGGCGGGGGCGAAGGGAGGTGGGGTGAAGTGGGGAGGGCTGCGGTGCAGGGGCGGGCTCAGGCAGGCCTGAGCTCCCCACCGCTCTGCCCTGGCCTCCCATGCACCCTGCCCCTCTGCATGCTCACGGCCGTGGGGGGACATTCTGTCAGAAGCAGACAGGAGTTGGGGGGCTGGTCCCGGGCCTTGCACCACCCCAGGCTGCAGCCTGGCCCAGGGGCAGAGCAGGGGGCCCCTTTCAGGACTGcagaggggcaggaagagaagcgtGGATGGAAGGCCTGGGACGTCTGTGTGGCCCCAGGCCTCGCTGTTCGCTGCTGAGCTGGGCGGCTCTTTGGCCTTGGGGAGGCTCCGCGGGGCCGAGCTGCGTGCCTGCCCAGCCCCGGTCACACCAAGACCAGGGCGTCTCCACCAGTGGTAAACGTGTCACAGAGCAAGGCAGGGGGTTGACGCAGGTGGAGGGCAGAGAGCGTGCTGGAGGAGGCGGCCTGCACGTCTCTCGTGGGCGGGCGGGCCCCGTCCCCCGCAGGAGGGGCCCTCGGGCCGGGTCCCCCGGATCCCTCTCTAGGGAGCAGAGAGGCTCCGGGGACGCAGGCCGCCCACCACCAGGCCCTGGGTTAAGGAGTACATCCGCCTCCCTCTTCTGCCCACAGACAccactgcctcctccctcctctcctcccctgcccccagactGGCCACTGCCGCTGACGGTGGCCTGGATGAGGCTGGGGGTCTGCAGGAGCAGAAACGCATCGGCCCATCGGCCTCCCTGTGGCCCAGACGGAGGTGGGCGGCTGGGCTGGCTCGTCCACACTGTGGAGTGAGGAACTGGGCTTCAGACCCCTTCTGCGTGGGCCGTGTTCAGCAAGACCCCCAGGTCTGCAGGGGTCAGGGCGGGGGTGGCCGCTCTCCCCTGGGTTTCCAGGGGTGGACTGAGGACTCCTGAGGGCCCCTAGAGGGGAGTCACTGAGTGCCCCCAGTGGAACAGCTCGGAACGCCGGCTGTTGGCGGCGCCGTGCCCATCGCAGGCCGCCCTCCAGGGCCCCGCCGGGCGGACGGCTGCGGCTCAGCCCTGTCTGGCCAGGAGGCCAGGCTCCCCGTCTGCCTGCTCAGGCCTCTCCCTGAGAGCCATGCCCGACAGCGGCCAGGGCTTCTGCGAGGAAGGACACTTAGGCCGCCTCGCTCGGCTCCCACACGCTGCCCAGGCCCATCTGGGCGGTGGAGGCCTTGAGACAAAGTTCTCACCCTGAGGATCGAGACGAGGGTGGTGGGCGAGGGGGAGCCCGTCCAGGCAAGACGGAGGCAGGGCTGCAGCTAGAGGGCCCCCCGCCCAGCCCACGACACAGGAGGAGCCCCTCCGCTCAGATGGGCCTGGTCTTCCCTCAGGGCCTGGCCGGCCCGCTGCCCTGGGCTCTGGGTCCTGCTCAGACCTCCTCCTCGGGCTGCTCCCCGGGGCGGTGGGGGgcttccctacccccacccccccatctcaATGCTGACCCTCTGAGTCCCAGTCTGCTCCGTGCTACTGACCCCTCCCCAAGCCCGACCAGCCCCATCTTCCCGTCCCCCGTCTGCGCCccaccctcctgcccccaccagcCCTGCATATCCCCCAGTGTGGCCTCCCCCTTCCAGGCCACTCAGCGACACTGTGGGGCAGCCACTCTGATGGCCGATGGCTGGAGGAGCAGCTCTTTCTGCCTAAGAGCTTCTGCTTGTCTTCCTAACGCGTTTCTCACCAGAGAGAGGCTGGGCCGcagaggggctggggctgggcggAGCCCCCAGAACGCCCCGCACCCTGCCCGGCCGGCACCCCTGGGCAACCTGGCctggggccgggggaggggcgggggagtgGGCAGGGTGAGCCTGGGCTGGGGGACAGGGCGGGCTGGTCTCCCCGCAGCTCCCCGGAGGGCGGTGTGCTCTGCCCGCGGGCCTTGTGGGAGTCAGCGTGGATCTGGGCGGCTCTGCTCCAGGAGCCTCTTTGCAGTGTTGGGAGCTTCtgcaggctgggctgggctgcgGCTTGGGGGCCCCTCCCCAGACCTCCCAGAAGTCAGGCTGCCGGGACCCTGAGCAGAGTGCAGTTGGGTGGGGGCTTGGGCCTGGCCCTGCTCCGGAGGACCCAAGGTGCGATTTCAGGGCCCAGGAAGCGGTGCCAGGGCAGCTGCGGGGCCCCACAGGGGGAGAAGGCGGCCCCCCGAGGGTGCTGCTGATGGGGGCACACGGCGCCAACCCCTGCCGGGGGCAGCAACTCGGTTCTGCCAGGTCCAGGTGAGGTGGGGCCCTCGCCAGCGACTCCCGCCGGGGAGCCTGCACcgtctctcccctcccttcccgccCACGGGCCATGCAGGACGGcggccggggaggggcgggtggggGCATCTCGGGCACCAGGGCTCCCCATGCACGGTCCCGCTCCCGTGGCTCTGCTCGGAGCTTGGCTTGCCTGTGGTCAGCCCTGCAGGCCaggcctcctctgccctccaggtgGGGGCTGCGCGCGACGTAGGGAGGCAAGGCCCCTCCTGGCACCCGCTGAAAGTTGAGCCGCCAGTCCTGGGAGCCCAGGCGCGCTCCCTGGTTCTCCGAGGGACAGGCAGGTGGCGTGGCTGAGAGGCCACAGCCCTGACCCGGGAAGGCAGGGTGGCTGCTCTGAGCCCAGGAGGCTGGAGCTGGCCTCTCAGgagcccacccccagccctggcaTCAGAAGGGGCCCCCAGAAGCTGACCCGGGGCCCCCCTtaggctcctcccctcctccaggtcCATCGCGGTACCCGGTGGCTCTGGACGTGACTGGACCAGGCTGTCTGCGGGTCCCGGGAGCACGTGAGCTGCAGGTCAGCAATAAGCAGAGCTGAGGCTGCAGTTTCCGTGGAGCCCGGGGTCTGGGTGTGAGGGGGAACGGGCGTCTGCCCGGGAGGGTAGGCGCTGGCTGCAGGCATGCCAGGGATTGGCCTGGACCTTGGGAGGTCTCAGACGCCATCCGCCTCCTTCTGGCTGGGCGGGTTGGAGCCAAGCCCCAGCCCCGGCTTGATCTCCCTGGGGGCAGTGACGGGTCCCAGCCTCTGCACTGCGTCCCCCGACGCGGCTGGCCCTTCAGAGCCCAGGCTGTCCCCACCCCCGGTGGCCCCTCGCTGACCCACGGCACAGGGCCCTGGCGGATCACACCTGCTTGCTGCTCGGCCGTCAGCAGCGCCGCCCACCGCACCCAGCCTGCGAGAAGGGGCTCCGAGGGAGCTGAAGGGCAGGGGGCATCCCCCCCAGATGCCACCTCACCCCTCAGGCCAGCCCCTCACCCTCCTGATGGCTCACAGCCCTTGGGGCTCCCCCCTTCCAAGATGCTCCTCCCATGAGGGGGTCCCCAGCACGGAGATTTTAAGTGGAAGAGGGGCAGAACCCTGGGTTACCCAGAAACTGCTagaaagaacattccagaaaaTGCCTGAcggcctcctcccctctccctgagcCCTCGCCCGGCTCCCGGACGGGTCCCACGTCCCAGGCTGCCCTGGGGTGGCCAGGTGGAGGGAGGCACGGCGTGGCCACATTCAAGGAGGGAGCGGGGGCCCCGGGCCTGCCACCGGGCACCGCCATGGCTGGCGCGCGGAGGGGCTCAGGACTCCGCCGCGCCCGCCCAGGCCCCAGGGCACAGCTGCTCTGCGACTTAAGGAGGCAAGCTCAGACTCAGGCTGCCCCCAGGCGAGGCCGTCTCTGAGGTTCTGCCCAGACTACGTGGGCCCACTCTCCCCTGGCGACCCCATCTGTGTCTCTGTCCACTCTGTGCCCTGGGCTGGCCTTCGCTGACCCCCGTGATGACCACATCTCCActtttttcccagcccaggggcccaAGGACACTCCCGGCCAGCAGGGCCCAGGGTGGCTCCGCTGCCCCCAGAGAGGCCGAGGTGCTGCAGCGGTCTGCCCCAGAGAGGGGCAGGCAGGGCTCCGGCAGCACGGCCGGCCCCTCACGCCCCCGCCTGTCCCGGCCTCCCTGGGGCGTGACGCTCAGTGTTCGGGCTTCCAGAAGCGTCCAGCCTGGTGGAGGATGGTCGAAGCTAAGCTTGTCTCCTCCCCTGCAGAAGGCCGCGTGGGTGGTCTTTGGGAAGGCGGGGCCTGTGGGCACCACATCCCCTGGGCCACCCCCGAAAGGGCCCCAAAGCCGAGACTGCTCGTGGGGTCTTGTGCCTCCAGGGCCTCAGGGGAGTCTCTGGATTCCGGCGTTTTTCTCTCCTCCGTAACTTGACCGTGTCAGGCCGACCTGAGGGTGCGCAGGGTCCCCTGGTGCTGGCAGGGGCCGCAAGGCGGGCACTCAGGTCTGGGCCCGGGTCCCTGGGCTGGGCACACTGCTGCGGTGGGCGCTTCTGCCGCTCggggccctgggggtgggagCCCAGCTCCAAGCAGGGCCTGCAGCCGGggggccctgggggtgggagCCCAGCTCCAAGCAGGGCCTGCAGCGGgggggccctggggtgggagccCAGCTCCAAGCAGGGCCTGCAGCAGGGGGGGCCCTGGGGGACGCTGGGCTCTGTCTGGGTCGCCCCCAGCTGCCCGCTCCCCAGGCCCCTGCTAGGTGCTGGCGACAGTGGCCTGTGTGTGAGGAAGGGCCCTGCTCTGCTGGTCCCGAGAGCCCAGGACGGCCAGGAGCGTGCCCAGGCGCGGGGTGGGGCCAGAGAAGGAAGCCTGGACAGCCCCGGAGAGGACGCTCAGGCTCCGGGGGCCCCGCAGTTTGCTCCGCGGCCAGGGCCACCCCGGCGTTGGTCGTTGTGCGGTGCTGCCCGCTCCCCCCGCACCACGCCCACCGTTGGAGAGGACCGGTGGGCACCCACGGCAGCGAAGGACCAGGGCCAGGCCACGACCAGCAGTGAGGGCAGGCAGCCCAGGACTGCGCGCAGAGGTGGGGCCCAGTGTCTCAGGAGAGGGGCACGCCTGGGCCATCTGGGAGCGGACGCCCCGCAGAAACTGGGTGGAGGCTGGAAAGAGACAGGGGTGGGGAGACACACCCTGGAGGGAAGAGGAGGCCTGGGGCAGCGGGTGGGGGCCCCAGGCCGCCCTCTCCTCGCAGTAGGTCCTGCCTCTGCCCTGGAAGCCCCCGCGCCCGGGCTTGGGCCACACCCCTCGGGACAGAGCACTGGTCAGAGGCGCAGGGCCCGGATGCAcgacccccgcccccagcccggccTCGGGAAGCGCCCGCGGGCCCGCGGGTCCAGGCACAGTGGGCATGCGGTGGGCGTGCACGCGCTTGGGAACGAGTGTGTGCCTGAGAGCATCCTCCTGTGCACACGTgtgcgtgtgtgggtgtgtgaacAGCGTGTGCTGGTGGCTATCACGGGAAAGGGCAGGAAGCGGGTCGGTGGGGGGGCCTGGATGGGGagggggccctggggcagggggacCTGGCTGGGGAAGGGGTTCTGGGGGGTCTCGTCCGGGGCGGGGATCTGGACCTATGGGCAAAGACACAGGCCCCGGGTCCGGGGGCAGAGTGCGGCAGGCGTCCTGGGGCTcctcgccccccaccccacattcCTGATGCGCTCAGTGAGGCCTGGTCAGGCCCTCTTTCGCTTGCtgggtttcttctgaggccctGAGGCCTGGGGTCCACTGTCGGTCCCTCCCCGAAGGACCTCATCCCACCCAAGCGCCTCAGCCCCTCGGGGCTCCtgggcccccaccccgcccccctcgGCCTCCCGGGGCAGGGTTTGGGCAGGAAGGCAACGTGGTCACAGGTGATGCCCAGGCTCTGGACAAACCTGATGAATTTCCCCCTCAAGTTTGTTCAGCTCTTCCCTCCGCCGTGTGAGCAGGAGAGGTGAGCCCTGGGAAGACCCTCCCTCCAGAGCCCGCCTTCTGCCCTCGGGGACCTGCCCCGACCTCCACGCCGAGCGCTGGGCTGATGCTGACAGCATCTCCTGTCTACTTCCTCCTGCTGGTGAGACTGCTGACCACCGCCCCCTTCTGGGTGTCCCCCAGGCCTCCCCTAGCTGCCCTGTGACCTGGGGAGCAGCTCCAGGTCCTTCCCGGGTGGGGGGCCCACCTTCCAGGCCCGCGGGGACAGGGTGTGGACCCCGTGCTTGCAGGGTGGGGCCGAGTGGAGAGGGGTGGGCAGAGGGAAAGGGGTGAGGCTCCAGGCTGGAGGGGCTTTGGGGAGGGTGTGAAGGTCGGTGAgtggggcagggaggcttgggcACCTCGGGAAGGATCTTGTGCCCACATGTTTCCCAAAGGGCCGTGCCCCTTGGGGGGGCCTGGTGGATGCTGAAGTCAGGGTGCCCTGGGTGAAGTCGGGGTGCCCTGGGTGAAGTCCCCGTGTCACTGGGCCCACCCTTCTGCCACCAGCCCAGGCCTGGGCACCTCCTCCATCCTGCCGAGCTCCAGCTGAACCCGCCTGGCTTCTCCCCACCAGGGGCAGTCGGCCTTCCCACTTGTCTGTACGGGGGTCACCCCAGGCTGCCCCACCTCTCAGCAGGGGCCCTTGGTGTCCAGCCTCCTCCGAGCAGAGAGCAGTGATGGGAAAGCGATGGTCATCCTTGAGCTTGCAGATGGTTGAGGCCATCCTGAATCAGGCCCGGTCCTCCCTGAAGGAGCTGCCCACCGGGCCAAGGGGGGACCATTGCCTCTGAAACCGCGGGAGCTGGGGCTGGGCCGGGTCCCGGAAGCCCCGTCCACCCCGCCCGGGCGTCCTGGAGCCAGCGACCCTCTCAGCCGGCAGAGCCCTACTGGGGCTGC is a genomic window of Muntiacus reevesi chromosome 3, mMunRee1.1, whole genome shotgun sequence containing:
- the LOC136163047 gene encoding collagen alpha-1(I) chain-like, with the translated sequence MASTICKLKDDHRFPITALCSEEAGHQGPLLRAPPAWSLTPFPLPTPLHSAPPCKHGVHTLSPRAWKVQIPAPDETPQNPFPSQVPLPQGPLPIQAPPPTRFLPFPRVHAHRMPTVPGPAGPRALPEAGLGAGVVHPGPAPLTSALSRGVWPKPGRGGFQGRGRTYCEERAAWGPHPLPQASSSLQVLGCLPSLLVVAWPWSFAAVGAHRSSPTVGVVRGERAAPHNDQRRAPSRGLGSGQLGATQTEPSVPQGPPCCRPCLELGSHPRAPPLQALLGAGLPPPGPPGCRPCLELGSHPQGPERQKRPPQQCAQPRDPGPDLSARLAAPASTRGPCAPSGDVVPTGPAFPKTTHAAFCRGGDKLSFDHPPPGWTLLEARTLSVTPQGGRDRRGREGPAVLPEPCLPLSGADRCSTSASLGAAEPPWALLAGSVLGPLGWEKSGDVVITGSSCALGPGRARRSPEPLRAPAMAVPGGRPGAPAPSLNVATPCLPPPGHPRAAWDVGPVREPGEGSGRGEEAVRLGAVGGAADGRAASRCDPPGPCAVGQRGATGGGDSLGSEGPAASGDAVQRLGPVTAPREIKPGLGLGSNPPSQKEADGTPGSTETAASALLIADLQLTCSRDPQTAWSSHVQSHRGCGLSATPPACPSENQGARLGSQDWRLNFQRVPGGALPPYVARSPHLEGRGGLACRADHRQAKLRAEPRERDRAWGALVPEMPPPAPPRPPSCMARGREGRGETVQAPRRESLARAPPHLDLAEPSCCPRQGLAPCAPISSTLGGPPSPPVGPRSCPGTASWALKSHLGSSGAGPGPSPHPTALCSGSRQPDFWEVWGGAPKPQPSPACRSSQHCKEAPGAEPPRSTLTPTRPAGRAHRPPGSCGETSPPCPPAQAHPAHSPAPPPAPGQVAQGCRPGRVRGVLGAPPSPSPSAAQPLSVWTSQPSRPPPSGPQGGRWADAFLLLQTPSLIQATVSGSGQEGSGGPGPRAPPAGDGARPPTRDVQAASSSTLSALHLRQPPALLCDTFTTGGDALVLV